One Methanobrevibacter ruminantium DNA segment encodes these proteins:
- a CDS encoding tyrosine--tRNA ligase, whose product MNIEEKIELIQEGTLEIIDVDELKEKLEKEQPIAYTGYEPSGKIHLGHAVTIMKLKQLQDLGFKIKILLADYHAFLNGKGTVEEIAETAEYNKRCFQGLGLADDTEYILGSSFQTGSEYTNDVYQLATLTTLKRAKRSMDQVSRHDDNPKVASVVYPLMQTADMSALEVDVALGGMEQRKIQMLARENLPRIGKEAPVCIHTPLIHGLDGDDKMSSSKGNYIAVDDDEKTIKDKIKKSYCPMGETEGNPILEIADHFVFSQQDTLLIERPEKFGGNLELSKDELYTMYGEENLHPMDLKNAITQYLIDFLKPVRDFMESQE is encoded by the coding sequence ATGAACATTGAAGAAAAAATTGAATTAATTCAAGAAGGAACTTTAGAAATCATTGATGTAGATGAATTGAAAGAAAAGCTTGAAAAAGAGCAACCTATTGCTTATACTGGATATGAACCTTCTGGAAAAATTCATTTAGGTCATGCAGTGACAATAATGAAACTTAAACAATTACAAGACTTAGGATTTAAAATCAAAATCTTGCTTGCAGATTATCATGCTTTCTTGAATGGAAAAGGAACTGTAGAAGAAATAGCTGAAACTGCAGAATACAATAAGAGATGCTTCCAAGGATTAGGGCTTGCTGATGATACCGAATACATTTTAGGTTCATCTTTCCAAACCGGAAGCGAATACACTAATGACGTTTACCAATTAGCTACTTTAACCACCTTAAAAAGGGCAAAAAGAAGTATGGATCAAGTCAGCAGACATGATGACAACCCTAAAGTAGCTAGTGTAGTTTATCCATTGATGCAAACTGCAGATATGTCCGCTTTGGAAGTGGATGTTGCATTAGGTGGTATGGAACAAAGAAAAATCCAAATGTTAGCAAGAGAAAACTTGCCTAGAATAGGAAAAGAAGCTCCTGTCTGTATTCACACTCCTTTGATTCATGGTCTTGACGGTGATGACAAGATGTCCTCAAGCAAAGGAAACTACATCGCTGTAGATGATGATGAAAAGACAATCAAGGATAAGATCAAGAAAAGCTACTGTCCTATGGGAGAAACTGAAGGAAACCCTATTTTAGAAATTGCGGACCACTTCGTATTCTCACAACAAGACACTTTGCTTATAGAAAGACCTGAGAAATTCGGTGGAAATCTTGAACTCAGCAAAGATGAACTATACACAATGTATGGAGAAGAAAACTTGCACCCAATGGACTTGAAAAATGCAATTACACAATACTTAATTGATTTCTTGAAACCAGTTAGAGACTTCATGGAATCACAAGAATAA